One window from the genome of Rufibacter tibetensis encodes:
- a CDS encoding DUF421 domain-containing protein, giving the protein MKKEEIFFPDWERLLIGNTTWEFMAEVLLRTIIIFIALLIVLRMMGKRMNAQLTITELAVMVTLGGIASAPMQLPDRGILMVIVAFVCAFVFQRGLSWIAFRDRKVELATQGEVSLILKEGVLQIKEFELSRLSKDQIFAALRTHNIKHLGEVKRLYMEGYGMFSIIKASTPKPGLPIVPLKDEALLLSLPVDKDLAACTRCGYLADARQADNTECPNCSCDEWTVAAT; this is encoded by the coding sequence ATGAAAAAAGAAGAGATCTTTTTCCCTGATTGGGAACGGCTACTGATTGGGAATACGACGTGGGAGTTTATGGCGGAGGTGCTTCTTAGGACCATCATTATTTTTATTGCCCTGCTTATTGTCCTGCGTATGATGGGGAAACGCATGAACGCCCAGTTGACCATCACAGAACTTGCAGTGATGGTGACTTTGGGAGGGATTGCCTCTGCGCCCATGCAATTACCAGACCGGGGCATCTTAATGGTAATAGTGGCTTTTGTCTGTGCCTTTGTCTTTCAGCGGGGCTTAAGCTGGATAGCCTTCCGGGACCGGAAAGTGGAGTTAGCCACCCAGGGTGAAGTAAGCCTTATCTTAAAAGAGGGTGTGCTGCAGATAAAAGAATTTGAATTATCCAGGCTGTCTAAAGACCAGATATTCGCGGCGCTCAGAACCCATAACATAAAACATCTGGGGGAGGTGAAGCGCCTGTACATGGAAGGATATGGCATGTTCAGCATTATAAAAGCCTCAACCCCTAAGCCAGGCTTACCCATTGTGCCGCTCAAAGACGAAGCGTTATTGCTTTCCCTTCCCGTGGATAAAGACCTTGCTGCCTGTACCCGCTGTGGTTATCTGGCAGATGCCCGCCAAGCGGATAATACAGAATGCCCCAACTGCAGCTGCGATGAATGGACAGTGGCGGCAACCTAA
- a CDS encoding DUF2382 domain-containing protein: MEKKESKTSTYHLQELGHSKYEVAKGEQDIRGWIVRDFGGNRLGKVWELLCDPEARKVRYLVVALEGNGLNLEPRDVLLPVGLAELHEAEDVITVPKISTFQLQALPAYKSGTLTNEIEAQVQRIFSPNYDQERTPSFEEKPQQSIHYNQEHFNHSNLYRNRRAKNVIGLYPDSASVNRVTQELINAGFSKEDIETAIRHTDGSLGGFTSANFERYFHSIFSDSEEADQYKEKMQYSNGLVVVHAFSPEEANRAAHILNSRHNSGLNIQLEKNNPVQPFPNQHRTASPDRPSISVIEERVNNNKSEMETGDARLHSHIVERPIEENRRLREERIQIERAPIDRPADQSNFASFQEGTIELKEYAEVTSISKEAHVVEEITIGKDVEVHEETIHEIVRKTEIDIEDLRVDDRYNNQASSTNF, from the coding sequence ATGGAAAAGAAAGAGAGCAAAACTTCAACCTACCATTTGCAGGAACTTGGCCATAGCAAGTATGAAGTAGCCAAAGGTGAGCAAGACATTCGTGGCTGGATTGTTCGTGATTTCGGGGGGAATAGGCTGGGAAAAGTGTGGGAATTATTATGTGACCCTGAAGCACGCAAAGTCAGGTACCTGGTAGTAGCCCTTGAAGGCAATGGTCTGAACTTAGAGCCGCGTGATGTGCTCCTTCCTGTTGGGTTGGCTGAACTACATGAAGCAGAAGATGTAATTACCGTACCTAAGATTTCTACCTTTCAACTTCAGGCCCTTCCTGCTTATAAAAGCGGCACCTTGACCAATGAGATTGAGGCTCAGGTGCAACGGATATTTTCACCCAATTATGACCAGGAAAGAACTCCCTCCTTTGAAGAAAAGCCCCAGCAATCAATACACTATAACCAGGAACACTTTAACCACAGCAACCTGTACCGGAACCGAAGGGCTAAGAACGTGATTGGCCTGTATCCTGACTCAGCCAGCGTAAACCGGGTAACACAAGAACTCATCAACGCAGGGTTTTCTAAGGAAGATATAGAGACAGCCATTCGCCACACAGACGGCTCTTTGGGAGGTTTCACATCAGCTAATTTTGAGCGTTATTTCCATTCAATTTTCAGCGATTCAGAAGAAGCAGACCAATACAAAGAGAAAATGCAGTACAGCAATGGGTTGGTGGTAGTACATGCTTTCTCCCCGGAGGAGGCCAACCGGGCTGCCCATATACTTAATTCCCGCCACAATTCTGGCCTGAACATACAGTTAGAAAAAAATAATCCAGTACAACCCTTCCCTAATCAGCACAGAACAGCTTCACCTGATCGCCCCTCTATCTCTGTCATTGAAGAACGGGTAAACAATAACAAGTCTGAAATGGAAACCGGAGACGCTCGTCTGCACAGCCACATTGTGGAACGCCCAATAGAGGAAAACAGGCGCCTGCGTGAAGAACGGATCCAGATTGAACGAGCGCCCATTGACCGGCCTGCTGATCAGTCGAACTTCGCCAGTTTTCAGGAAGGCACTATTGAATTGAAGGAATATGCTGAAGTAACTTCAATTTCTAAAGAAGCACATGTGGTGGAGGAAATCACCATTGGCAAAGATGTGGAAGTTCATGAAGAAACCATTCATGAAATTGTCAGGAAAACTGAAATTGATATAGAGGACCTAAGAGTTGATGACCGGTATAACAACCAGGCTAGTTCTACAAATTTTTGA
- a CDS encoding DUF421 domain-containing protein: MKPEEIQITDWLRIVMGEAPWIFLLEMVIRIAFIYFVLVLSMRAMGKRMASMLSRTEMAALVSLAAANGVALMEPSRGILPIAIIAIVVVGVQRLIAWRSTQDASFEEMVMDDMDILVKDGLLQLDVMEHARITKDRLFAQFRREDIFNLGKVQRTYMEANGSFTIMQFPEERPGLSLIPDIDPDLQKEQNFVPETYACKNCGNLVKHSQSPQTNCTYCGSREWNQAIVS, encoded by the coding sequence ATGAAACCAGAAGAAATTCAAATAACAGATTGGCTGCGGATTGTCATGGGCGAAGCGCCCTGGATTTTTCTGTTGGAAATGGTCATCAGGATTGCCTTTATCTATTTTGTGCTTGTGCTTTCTATGCGGGCAATGGGCAAGCGCATGGCTTCTATGCTGAGCAGAACTGAGATGGCTGCCCTTGTGTCATTGGCCGCAGCCAATGGGGTAGCGCTAATGGAACCCTCTAGGGGGATTTTGCCCATTGCCATTATTGCCATAGTAGTAGTGGGTGTGCAGCGCCTGATTGCCTGGCGAAGCACCCAGGATGCCAGTTTTGAGGAAATGGTGATGGATGACATGGACATCCTGGTAAAAGATGGTCTGTTACAACTTGACGTAATGGAGCACGCCCGCATCACCAAAGATCGCCTTTTTGCACAGTTCAGGCGGGAAGACATCTTTAACTTAGGTAAAGTGCAGCGCACCTACATGGAAGCCAACGGCTCCTTTACCATCATGCAATTTCCGGAGGAGCGGCCAGGACTGTCGCTTATTCCAGACATAGACCCTGACCTGCAGAAAGAACAAAACTTTGTGCCAGAAACCTACGCTTGTAAGAATTGCGGAAATCTGGTAAAACATTCCCAATCGCCTCAGACCAACTGTACTTACTGTGGAAGCCGGGAATGGAACCAAGCTATCGTTTCCTAA
- a CDS encoding YsnF/AvaK domain-containing protein, protein MAQTVIGIFDSSSEAQQAVQELKNIGLSDSNIDVSSASSSSSSSSSSFGGGSSTSDSTYSSSFSSSNDNGGIMGFFRSLFSDDDDSATTYSNVASHSDCIVTVHAQTDEEARRAAIILDQYGSVDVDQRAIEYGYRSNSATGSSFMQNTASSYDSSTGTTGRTASILGTSTGLGTESYNSGSDSLRLGSTGTDSDPDTFSGGADSTYAGSTNNTVLSDSASDFNNTTSDTTRNDLTDSTSVPIIEENMQVGKREVETGGARLRSRIVERPVEEHLRLRSEHVRVERQPVNRPATEADFTGFREGEIELTEHAEVPVVNKEAHVVEEVSLGKEVEERDEVIRDTVRSTEVDVDNLTDTTRTDLDNDRSGLDLDRDRTNRDHRGLTDLDNDRNTAI, encoded by the coding sequence ATGGCTCAAACAGTAATAGGTATTTTCGACAGTTCATCAGAAGCACAGCAAGCTGTACAGGAATTAAAAAACATTGGTCTCAGTGACTCTAACATAGATGTTTCCAGCGCAAGCTCCTCTTCCAGCAGTTCCAGTTCCTCTTTCGGAGGCGGTTCTTCTACTTCTGATTCAACTTACAGCAGCAGTTTTTCCTCTTCCAACGACAACGGGGGCATTATGGGCTTCTTCCGGTCCTTGTTCAGTGACGATGATGACAGTGCTACTACATATTCTAATGTAGCCAGTCACTCTGATTGCATTGTAACCGTGCACGCCCAAACAGATGAAGAAGCACGTAGAGCAGCCATCATTCTGGACCAATACGGGTCAGTTGACGTGGACCAACGCGCCATTGAATACGGGTACAGAAGCAATTCTGCCACAGGAAGCTCTTTCATGCAGAATACTGCTTCATCGTATGACAGCAGCACAGGTACCACTGGGCGCACTGCCTCCATCTTAGGAACCAGCACTGGACTAGGTACTGAATCTTACAACAGTGGCTCTGATTCTTTGCGTTTAGGCTCTACTGGCACCGATTCTGACCCAGACACATTTTCTGGCGGCGCAGACTCTACCTATGCAGGTAGCACAAACAACACTGTCCTTTCTGATTCCGCTTCAGATTTTAATAATACTACTTCTGACACCACCCGCAACGACTTAACAGACTCCACTTCTGTTCCTATTATTGAGGAAAACATGCAAGTGGGCAAACGCGAGGTCGAAACTGGTGGTGCCCGTCTGCGCAGCAGGATTGTAGAGCGTCCGGTGGAAGAGCATCTACGCCTTCGTTCAGAGCACGTGCGCGTAGAGCGCCAGCCAGTAAACCGTCCGGCTACAGAGGCAGATTTCACTGGCTTCAGAGAAGGTGAAATTGAATTGACGGAGCACGCTGAAGTGCCTGTGGTAAACAAAGAAGCCCATGTGGTAGAAGAAGTTTCATTAGGTAAAGAAGTAGAGGAACGGGATGAGGTAATCAGAGATACCGTACGCTCTACCGAAGTAGACGTAGATAACCTCACTGACACTACCCGCACAGACCTGGATAATGATCGCTCTGGTTTAGACCTTGATCGTGACCGTACAAACCGTGACCATAGAGGATTGACTGATCTGGACAATGACAGAAACACAGCCATCTAA
- a CDS encoding M28 family metallopeptidase: MGEEEGLLGSEAYLEEATKNKTLNQVAFMLNYDMTNDPKGYNASQESCRELFQSIGAMAAKIDTTFKNSFTSRAGLHSDHQPFMLHGIPTGGSSGGKLPAGAGDCYHADCDSFSLVNEQQLKNTVRFSAMLLYGLADAATIPS, from the coding sequence ATGGGCGAAGAAGAAGGGTTGCTAGGTTCTGAGGCTTATTTAGAGGAAGCCACCAAAAACAAAACCCTGAACCAGGTAGCTTTCATGCTGAATTATGACATGACCAATGACCCAAAAGGTTACAACGCCAGCCAGGAATCATGCCGCGAACTGTTCCAGTCTATAGGAGCCATGGCCGCTAAAATAGACACTACATTCAAAAACAGTTTCACGTCCAGAGCGGGTCTGCACTCAGATCACCAACCCTTTATGTTGCACGGAATTCCTACCGGTGGATCATCAGGAGGCAAATTACCAGCCGGTGCCGGTGACTGCTACCACGCCGATTGTGACTCTTTTTCTTTAGTGAACGAACAGCAACTAAAAAACACGGTTCGGTTCAGCGCCATGCTTTTGTACGGCCTCGCCGATGCCGCTACCATTCCGTCCTAA
- a CDS encoding glycoside hydrolase family 26 protein: MITRITYLLVAGAFFLFGCAGTGPIDKKATAETKALYKNMGRLSKKHTLFGHQHATEYGHGWSVQKDRSDVKSVTGSHPAVIGVDFSGFSGRSPEAIQSAKEAVRQNVIDTYNRGGVTTAAWHFSNPVSRGGFYWVDSLSLPAVKYIIPGGEAHEQYKEILRGIGEWAHSVKGADGKLAPVIFRPFHEFDGGWFWWGKPHTSREDFISLWQFTVSYLRDSLEVHNFIYAFSPDNKFNSEAEFLERYPGDKWVDMVGMDNYGDMGRDRYAIDTAAFKLKIVADYAKKANKLAAFTETGLESIPDPNWWTNTLLATMKKHPMRLSYVLVWRNDTRSPTHYYAPFPGQVSVPNFMKFYHDPYTLFEKDLKNIYKRKKFLGIF; this comes from the coding sequence ATGATTACTAGAATTACCTATTTGCTTGTGGCCGGAGCATTCTTTCTGTTTGGGTGTGCGGGAACAGGACCTATAGACAAAAAAGCCACTGCCGAAACAAAGGCGCTTTACAAAAACATGGGTAGGCTGTCTAAAAAGCATACTCTGTTTGGGCACCAGCACGCCACTGAATACGGACATGGCTGGTCAGTGCAAAAAGACCGGTCAGATGTAAAGTCAGTGACGGGTTCGCATCCGGCAGTGATAGGGGTGGACTTCAGCGGCTTTTCAGGGCGGTCACCGGAAGCCATCCAAAGCGCCAAGGAGGCAGTTCGCCAGAACGTAATTGATACCTATAATCGCGGTGGGGTGACCACGGCAGCCTGGCACTTTTCAAACCCTGTGTCAAGAGGCGGATTTTATTGGGTAGACTCCCTTTCCTTACCAGCAGTGAAGTACATTATCCCCGGGGGCGAGGCGCATGAACAATATAAAGAAATTCTAAGAGGCATTGGGGAATGGGCGCATAGTGTTAAAGGTGCCGATGGAAAGTTGGCTCCGGTGATCTTCAGGCCTTTTCATGAATTTGACGGCGGTTGGTTTTGGTGGGGCAAACCACATACCAGCCGTGAAGACTTCATCTCCTTATGGCAGTTTACGGTTTCTTACCTCAGAGACAGCTTAGAGGTGCACAATTTCATTTATGCTTTTTCACCTGATAACAAATTCAACTCTGAAGCAGAGTTTTTGGAGCGGTACCCCGGTGATAAGTGGGTAGACATGGTGGGCATGGACAATTATGGAGACATGGGCCGTGACCGATATGCCATTGACACAGCTGCTTTTAAGCTGAAAATTGTAGCCGATTATGCCAAAAAAGCCAATAAACTCGCCGCTTTCACAGAGACTGGTTTGGAATCAATTCCAGACCCAAACTGGTGGACGAATACTTTGCTGGCGACCATGAAGAAACACCCCATGCGTTTGTCTTATGTGCTGGTATGGCGGAATGATACCCGAAGCCCTACTCATTACTATGCCCCTTTTCCTGGACAGGTAAGTGTCCCTAACTTTATGAAGTTTTACCATGACCCCTACACGCTTTTTGAAAAGGACCTGAAGAACATCTACAAACGGAAGAAGTTTTTGGGCATCTTTTAA
- a CDS encoding YsnF/AvaK domain-containing protein, with protein sequence MDQISNQENEPYRGRNSTSTGSANQDQQEHLTIPVIEERVHLDKRVVETGSVRITKVITEQEVPLNIPLIQEEHDIQHVPVNQYVDSPPPPIRYEGDTMIIPIVQEVMVVEKRLMVIEELHITKNKVQTNDVQQISLRKEEIRIERIPSDQTGNSGS encoded by the coding sequence ATGGATCAGATATCAAATCAGGAAAATGAACCATACAGAGGAAGGAATTCCACTTCTACGGGCTCAGCAAATCAAGACCAGCAGGAGCACTTGACCATTCCGGTGATTGAGGAACGTGTGCACCTGGATAAAAGAGTAGTGGAAACTGGAAGTGTCCGGATTACGAAAGTCATCACTGAACAGGAAGTACCCTTGAACATTCCTTTGATCCAGGAGGAACACGACATCCAGCACGTACCTGTAAATCAATACGTTGACTCTCCACCGCCACCCATCAGATACGAAGGAGATACCATGATCATTCCTATTGTACAGGAAGTGATGGTGGTAGAAAAACGGCTGATGGTGATAGAAGAACTGCACATTACAAAAAACAAGGTGCAAACAAATGATGTCCAACAAATAAGCTTGCGCAAAGAGGAGATCAGGATAGAACGCATCCCCTCTGACCAGACAGGCAACAGCGGTTCATAG
- a CDS encoding universal stress protein: MEKILCPTDFTPISQIAIDYGLELSKSLNARLVLFHSVPQSEPKRHMPVGGVPFMEPIPDPEERSQREMQLRLAKEKLFSYSQNLPHVESELQVGDINSTLPQAALEMEADFIVLAHEGLEIVFPGSVTSRIIGSVPCPVLIVPPHTAFRPLAQIVYATDLKSDSFTNIGFVIQLAAVYNAQVQFLHVLPEDAPDARTAAEAELRLICKRSVYPNLSYHIETGKKVEEIIHHFCTAQKADLLVMGSRNNNFWQLFFQSKTQDIASHAFVPLVVLPYKKQ, encoded by the coding sequence ATGGAAAAGATACTTTGCCCAACCGATTTCACTCCTATTTCGCAGATTGCCATTGACTACGGCCTAGAATTATCGAAAAGTCTGAATGCGCGGCTGGTTCTCTTTCACAGTGTGCCTCAATCTGAGCCCAAGCGCCACATGCCAGTTGGCGGTGTTCCGTTCATGGAACCCATTCCAGACCCTGAGGAAAGAAGCCAACGGGAAATGCAGCTAAGACTGGCCAAAGAAAAGCTGTTTTCCTATTCGCAGAATCTTCCGCATGTAGAAAGCGAATTACAGGTTGGTGATATCAATTCCACCCTACCACAGGCTGCCTTAGAAATGGAGGCTGACTTCATTGTGCTGGCGCACGAAGGTCTGGAGATTGTGTTTCCGGGATCAGTGACCTCCAGAATTATTGGCAGTGTTCCCTGCCCGGTGCTCATTGTACCGCCCCATACTGCCTTCAGGCCTTTGGCCCAGATTGTGTATGCCACCGATCTTAAATCTGATTCTTTTACTAACATAGGGTTTGTCATTCAGCTGGCTGCGGTCTACAATGCACAGGTGCAATTCCTGCATGTTTTGCCTGAAGACGCCCCTGATGCCCGTACTGCCGCAGAGGCTGAATTACGGCTTATCTGCAAACGCTCTGTTTATCCAAACCTGTCTTATCATATAGAAACTGGCAAGAAAGTAGAAGAAATTATCCATCATTTTTGTACGGCACAGAAGGCTGATTTGCTGGTGATGGGCTCCCGTAACAACAACTTCTGGCAGCTTTTCTTCCAGAGCAAAACCCAGGACATTGCTTCTCATGCTTTTGTACCACTGGTGGTACTGCCTTATAAAAAACAATAG
- a CDS encoding universal stress protein — protein sequence MATILVPTDFSENAANAVQYAASLAVQTSSRLLLVHTVSVPVSVMPEGIPLLSVNTQLMKASEEALGTLAHQLNQSFSLEVETLCLSGPLIPLLNEVIKTQTVDLVVMGTQGAGDLLTRLIGTNSTVFIKEASCPVLVVPAHAKFSPIRHIAYASDFETEETVYLKQLFQLASTLNSEVHIINITSEHELNIVSDRQVLKSIKKHFPHHQYSVAQMRYNDVVAGLKKFVQENQMDLLAVSIQDRDLLEYLFHHSITIELAIQAFVPLLTLPANPYYLQAQRSVSNKTVSAGADK from the coding sequence ATGGCTACTATTCTTGTTCCCACAGATTTTTCAGAAAACGCCGCTAATGCGGTACAGTACGCCGCTTCGCTTGCGGTGCAAACCAGCAGCCGACTGCTGCTAGTACACACCGTGAGCGTACCTGTTTCAGTAATGCCTGAAGGGATTCCTTTGCTGTCTGTAAATACCCAGTTAATGAAGGCTTCTGAGGAGGCACTTGGCACCTTGGCTCATCAGCTAAACCAATCCTTCTCACTAGAAGTAGAAACCTTATGTCTTTCCGGTCCACTTATCCCGCTATTGAATGAAGTAATAAAAACCCAGACCGTAGATCTGGTGGTGATGGGCACTCAGGGGGCTGGTGATCTACTTACTAGGTTAATTGGTACCAATTCCACTGTCTTTATCAAAGAAGCATCTTGCCCCGTGTTGGTGGTACCGGCTCATGCTAAGTTCAGTCCAATACGACACATTGCGTATGCTTCAGATTTTGAAACGGAAGAAACCGTTTACCTGAAACAGCTTTTCCAACTAGCCTCCACCCTCAATTCTGAGGTGCACATCATTAATATTACCTCTGAGCATGAGCTAAACATTGTGTCTGACCGGCAGGTGCTGAAGAGCATCAAAAAGCATTTCCCGCACCACCAGTACAGCGTGGCCCAAATGAGGTATAATGATGTAGTGGCTGGCCTGAAGAAATTTGTGCAGGAAAACCAAATGGATTTGCTGGCAGTGTCTATCCAGGACCGAGACCTACTGGAATACCTTTTCCACCACAGCATCACCATAGAATTAGCTATTCAAGCCTTTGTACCTTTACTGACCCTGCCCGCCAACCCTTATTATCTTCAGGCGCAGCGCTCAGTTTCAAATAAAACAGTGTCTGCAGGGGCAGACAAGTGA
- the cysQ gene encoding 3'(2'),5'-bisphosphate nucleotidase CysQ: protein MIAPELHIEELIQIAKVAALEAGKAILEIYNSADFKVEYKEDDSPLTVADKAAHEVISHHLQSTGLPILSEEGAHLSYAKRTSWPWYWLVDPLDGTKEFIKRNGEFTVNIALMQNTKPVGGVVFAPCLDTLYAGSLVTGVYKVEKRNKSEITPLPEKRTLENLVELPSIKIIASRTHSTPETEAFIKQFKNVELVSMGSSLKFMLLAEQKADLYPRFAPTMEWDSAAAHALLNALNQAIFLPDLSGELRYNKPSLLNPSFLAF, encoded by the coding sequence ATGATTGCACCAGAACTGCACATTGAAGAACTAATCCAAATCGCCAAAGTTGCTGCGTTGGAAGCAGGGAAAGCTATATTAGAAATATATAATTCGGCAGACTTTAAGGTAGAGTATAAAGAAGATGACTCACCACTCACGGTAGCAGACAAAGCCGCCCATGAGGTAATTTCCCATCACTTACAATCCACGGGATTACCCATCCTTTCAGAAGAGGGCGCACACCTGAGTTACGCTAAAAGAACTTCCTGGCCCTGGTACTGGCTGGTAGACCCACTGGACGGCACCAAAGAATTCATAAAACGTAATGGGGAGTTTACGGTGAACATTGCCTTGATGCAAAACACAAAACCTGTTGGTGGAGTGGTGTTTGCCCCTTGCCTGGACACCTTGTATGCTGGTTCTTTGGTTACTGGAGTGTACAAGGTAGAAAAAAGAAATAAATCAGAAATAACCCCACTCCCTGAAAAGAGAACGTTGGAAAATCTGGTCGAACTTCCCTCTATCAAAATCATTGCCTCTCGCACGCACAGCACCCCAGAAACAGAAGCATTCATTAAGCAATTCAAAAATGTGGAACTGGTGTCCATGGGCAGTTCGCTTAAGTTCATGTTACTAGCCGAACAGAAAGCAGACCTTTACCCGCGTTTTGCCCCTACCATGGAGTGGGATTCCGCCGCAGCCCACGCCCTACTGAACGCCCTCAACCAGGCCATTTTCTTGCCTGACCTTTCCGGCGAATTGCGCTACAATAAGCCTTCTTTGCTGAATCCTTCTTTCCTGGCTTTCTAA
- a CDS encoding M28 family peptidase, translated as MFQKKYFALGALAVSFSLQTMAQGNPGWLPVFQKINTEVQTNSKAYSSLKTASKSIGHRMTGSANGKKAEEFAFNLFKSYGFSDVKYQPFEVESWSRGTLTLQAGKDAKQLQNIKSVSLAHSPVKASLTGDVVDMGNGLEADYAAKPNAVKGKIALVYLGVLPGSPEGTRSLHRSEKTALAINNGAKGIIIINTVPGGTLLTGTASVTGKLIPIPAVCIGREDGFKLKEQLQNGPLTAKIDMTNNSGKIKARNVIATLKGSSLPNEKIVIGGHLDSWDLASGAIDNGIGSFSVMDMARTFQTLKLRPKRTIEFVMSWAKKKGC; from the coding sequence ATGTTCCAAAAGAAGTACTTCGCACTGGGTGCCCTGGCGGTGTCTTTTTCCCTCCAAACCATGGCGCAGGGGAACCCAGGATGGCTGCCGGTTTTCCAGAAAATCAATACCGAGGTGCAAACCAATTCAAAAGCTTATTCTTCTTTGAAAACGGCCTCAAAATCCATAGGCCACCGCATGACAGGATCTGCAAATGGAAAGAAAGCAGAGGAGTTTGCCTTTAACCTTTTCAAATCTTATGGCTTCTCTGATGTAAAATACCAGCCATTTGAAGTGGAAAGCTGGAGCCGCGGAACCCTTACCTTACAGGCCGGCAAAGACGCCAAGCAACTGCAGAACATCAAGTCTGTTTCTCTGGCGCATTCACCCGTAAAAGCATCGCTCACTGGCGATGTGGTAGACATGGGCAATGGACTGGAAGCAGATTACGCAGCAAAGCCGAATGCTGTAAAAGGTAAAATCGCGTTGGTGTACCTGGGTGTATTGCCGGGTTCACCCGAAGGCACCCGCAGCCTACACCGCTCTGAGAAAACGGCTTTGGCCATTAACAACGGAGCCAAAGGCATTATCATCATCAACACTGTTCCAGGTGGTACACTTCTAACAGGAACAGCTTCTGTAACTGGTAAACTCATCCCCATTCCGGCGGTATGTATTGGGCGCGAAGATGGGTTTAAATTGAAGGAGCAGTTGCAAAATGGCCCATTGACTGCAAAGATTGACATGACCAATAACTCTGGGAAGATAAAGGCCCGCAACGTGATTGCCACGCTTAAAGGTTCTTCGCTTCCTAATGAAAAGATTGTGATAGGCGGTCACCTGGACAGCTGGGATCTGGCCAGTGGGGCCATTGACAACGGCATCGGCTCTTTCTCTGTGATGGACATGGCCCGCACTTTTCAGACGTTAAAGCTTCGGCCTAAACGCACCATTGAGTTTGTGATGTCATGGGCGAAGAAGAAGGGTTGCTAG
- a CDS encoding alpha/beta hydrolase fold domain-containing protein has product MLVVKCRAEAQKFTTLTYYQDDTIKLELDLFLPQKTTSGQKLPLVIFEHGGGFSTGDRKDGHSFCSFLADRGYIAATISYTLYMKGKNYGCDGKLPEKIKAFQYAANDLWLATSFFLQNATKYKIDVNKIFLAGSSAGAEAALHAAFWEYKTMNLYPKVTLPATFKYAGVLSGAGALMDLNLITEKNMLPILLFHGSADPVVPYATAAHHTCPTNASNWLMLFGSYSIYQRLVEMQGHTKLVTYCGGAHEYSGELFHKNQQLLVDFLNEVLSNQKTQEHRIIATGKRNQQTKGYSFYE; this is encoded by the coding sequence ATGTTAGTAGTAAAATGTAGGGCTGAGGCGCAAAAATTCACCACCCTCACCTACTACCAGGATGACACGATTAAGTTGGAACTGGATTTGTTTCTGCCCCAGAAAACCACTTCAGGCCAGAAACTACCTTTGGTTATTTTTGAACATGGCGGAGGCTTTTCAACCGGTGACCGAAAAGATGGGCACAGCTTCTGTTCCTTTCTTGCTGACCGAGGGTACATTGCCGCTACTATTTCCTATACCCTGTACATGAAAGGCAAAAACTATGGCTGTGATGGCAAACTGCCCGAGAAAATCAAAGCCTTTCAATATGCCGCTAACGACCTTTGGCTGGCTACTTCATTCTTTCTTCAGAATGCAACAAAATACAAGATAGATGTGAACAAAATCTTCTTGGCCGGAAGTAGCGCGGGGGCAGAGGCGGCTTTGCATGCTGCTTTCTGGGAATACAAAACCATGAACCTGTACCCCAAGGTAACTCTTCCGGCAACGTTCAAATATGCTGGGGTACTCTCAGGTGCTGGTGCATTGATGGATTTGAATCTGATAACAGAAAAAAACATGTTACCGATCTTGCTCTTCCATGGCAGCGCAGATCCTGTGGTACCTTACGCCACGGCAGCCCATCACACCTGCCCTACCAATGCGTCTAACTGGCTTATGCTATTTGGCTCCTATTCTATTTACCAGCGTCTGGTAGAGATGCAAGGCCATACAAAACTGGTTACTTACTGCGGTGGTGCCCATGAATATAGCGGAGAACTGTTCCATAAAAACCAACAACTGCTGGTAGACTTCTTAAACGAGGTGCTCTCTAACCAGAAAACTCAGGAGCACAGGATAATTGCCACGGGTAAGCGTAATCAACAAACTAAGGGGTATTCCTTTTATGAGTAG